Sequence from the Mixophyes fleayi isolate aMixFle1 chromosome 4, aMixFle1.hap1, whole genome shotgun sequence genome:
tgagagtgcagtctTTCCacttactaggaaccagtgacatcacagagagtgcagcctatccagtcactaggaaccagtaacatcactgagagtgcagtctTTCCacttactaggaaccagtgacatcacagagagtgcagcctatccagtcactaggaaccagtgacatcactgagagtgcagtctatccacttactaggaaccagtgacatcacagagaatgcagcctatccagtcactaggaaccagtgacatcacagagaatgcagcctatcaaatcactaggagccaatgacatcaACCTGGTGAATTTTGGTAGTTATAAGTAAAAGTGGATTATATGGGAGACACGGTTGACATTAGTCATGAGCAAaaagcatcatcaccatttatttatataacgtcactaattctgcagcgctgtacagagaactcactcacatcagtccctgtccaattggagcttacagtaaattccctaacatacacacagacagatacacacagactagggtcaatttgttagcagccaattaacctaccagtatatttttggagtgtgggaagaaaccggagcacccggaggatacccacgcaaacacagggagaacatacaaacttattacagataaggccatggtcaggaattgaactcatgaccccagtgctgtgagacagaagtgctaaccactgagccaccgtgctgagcaCATACCCCTACCCACAATTCCTAGCTGCAGGATTTGTCCGTCTTGGCTTACGGAGGGAATCGCTGTCTCTCCATCTTGCTGGACTCTTGCCAGTGCCATCTTTTCTATAAGGTTATTACTATATTATACCCAGCTGAGAGGATTTTGTGCTATTTGTGCACACAACACTATTAGATGTTATATATCAGTATTCCCTGTATAGAGAACACAAGGACAACGCAGCATCTCTCCACCGCTATCACTTATAAATCAGCCATTGCAGCCAGTAATATTACAATTAGTAACAGCTTCCTCCCGGCCCTCTGTCTACTATCCAATGTTGAGGCTGTACCGGGGCGACCAGACAGAAGACACCGTATTAGAATTTATGTTACCTGCATCCAGGTTAAACGTGATGCTTAAAACTATCCACTCATTTGTTTCATAAAATTCACATATCCCCCCATTGACTATGGATATAAAACCTTTAAACTCGTCAGTACTTAGGGTCCTACACAACGACGTCCGTTTCCCAACGCCTGCGTTTAGCGCACAGTGAGGGCAGATGTCACCATTGAGATTCACGGATCTCCGATTACAAGGATAAAACAACGGTTTTGCCAGCACTGAACGCACGATCAATTAATCAATGGCTTGCAAAAGATTCTGTGGATTGAAAATGTGGATTGAACAAGAAAAATCGCCTAGTTACttccacaaatatatatgtaaaacttaACATAGAGATCAATGAATCCCAGGGATACTTGTGTGCCGGTTACGTGAAGAAGAACTCAGATGGAGGGGTACGGAGTGCCGACCCTAAGGGTTAACGATTTTGCAGCATGCAGCAACACTGTTTCAACAAAGTATAATAAAACCTAAAAGTAGTCCAAGCTGCCTGCTAAGTTCTGTTGTAGTGAATGAGGAGGGGGATACGAGACCCACGACAGCTCTTTACAAACTTGCTTGATACATGCAAGTTGAActatccagctcacaagtagataggctaGAAGCAAATTTCATATTTtcaaaagtgataaaaaaaaaaaaaatccacttattacaaactttaaaataaaattctgcaGCGTTTCCTTTTAACCCCAGGCAGGTCATATCCCCCAGCTTTGTACAACACCACACAACATGTCAGCGATACAGAAACACAACTCTATTCATGACGGAGGTCGTTTTCTCTCATgtggcattttattttatttcaataatttatGACAGCACACATTATATACCAAGCAAAAGCATTGCAACAAAAGTCCAACTTCTGTTACAGCGAATCCTTCCaaataacatattttgttttttttaaaacgccaaaaaaaacaaaaaaaaacatttgacataatattttttttttttcaacccccTTACAAAAATAGCTCCTCAGACATCATTCGTTTTGGATGTATTTAACATCTATTTACAAACATAGCCATAGTTTTGGCTCATAAGGTTTAGAACGTTGTTTAAACACAGCGTTTGAGGCGAACAGCAGctgaattacaaaaataaaaaacaaacaaacaaaaaaaaataacaaaccacAAAACAAAACTCGATTATTCCTTCACCCTTAGTCATTCTGCTGAATCTCACCCCCTTACATAACATTCAAGTGTGAAAGACTCACAGCGCTACCTAGGTAACAAACTATAAATATCTAGACAGGGTTTTCTTTAAATCTTATTAAAAAGATTCCTCCATCATTACGTGTTGTCTGGTAGACTCTAGGACAAGATTTCACTACGTGGAAATTCTGAAGTGCCCCAAGACTCGTAGTAATACGTCCTTACCAAAAATATACCaaacacagtgtgatggaggggggggggacaaaagCGTACaagggaggcagggggggaataTTTGccagagggaagagggggggggggggggttgtgtatCATTTAAAGGGAGGGAGAACTGGAGTTCTAAAACTTCAagcttgctgagacttgtagtgccacaacagtTTGAGCGATACCGGTTGCCTATGCCTGGTTTTGGGAGACCGCAAAAAGTTGTCCAAGAATGAGGGATACAAATATTAAGGCAATCTGTGCTCCTTTGCACTACACACAGTCAATACAGCCAGATAAACTGTTTATTTAAGAagatagtttaatataggcataGCCAACCCTCCAGGACTGTCTTCTAGATTAAAATGTGAATGGAACATTACAAGGCACCTAGTTACCTccacaaatgtatatgtaaaacttCACTAGCAATGACAGAACTTAAAGGGATTTATATATCTTGTAAGCTTTCTTAGTGCCTATGGATGAATTCTTTAATTAATGCTCCAGTAAATGCTTTTTTTCACTAAACCTACTATAGGGCACACTGTTTTATAGAAGATtaagggggatatttactaaactgcaggtttgaaaaagtggaggtgttgcctatagcaaccaatcagattgtagttatcatttatttagtacattctacaaaatgactagaatctgattggttgctataagcaacatctccactttatcaaacccgcagtttagtaaatatacccctaagtctgttTCGCTACGGAACACAGTATCTTACTAAGTTTTTGAATATTTTACATAAAGATTTGTGAAGTAACTTGTTTAAGTTGTCCTTGAAATGATTGCAATATCTCCGCACCCGACTATAGACTATATAGCGTTCTGTAGAAGTACTAGGCTATTTTGGGGGTAGTGAGAATTTGGTTTGCCAGAAGGTGTTCTTTAATGGATACGTCGCATCCATTACCACCGGACAACAAGGGTGTTTTAAACGACCGTACTTTTGGTGGAGGGATTGGTATGCACCGGAATCCTAAAATATGAATTCTATGTATAGCCGAAAACCCATAACCCCACCCAGCGCAGAAGAGGTTAACAGACAAGACCCTAAACTAGCAACCAGAGACTCTCCAGCAGTGGCctgactacaactcccagcatgatGCATGCTGCGACTTGTAGTTCCCACCCCAAGGCGAAGGGCCGCCGTCTACCTCAATTACATCTTCCAGTTCATCAACTTatgaataacattttaaaactacacataaattattttattttcagctcAGTGCACATATCTTTGTTTTTGGAGCAGATATAAAATAGGAAAAATTGATAATAGGGGCTAATACGCGCTTTCCCCAACTAGATAAGTCTTAAAAGTTAAATTAAAGCAGACATGGTCAAACTAACATATCTCATTCGCCGCCAGTCAATCCGTAAAGTGCGACTTTCGTATTAAACAATCACATTGACTTTTTCAAACTCCACTTTCAAGTATTCAGAAGAGAGAATCGTATCAAGACAAGTGCAAGTTTACAAAGTGGAAACAATAGAAACTTGTATAATTAAAGTGCCGCTAGAAACTAAACTTTGtagcctacttttttttttttttttttttttttttttatgctttctgATCTTTAACCGCTTTAAAGCCAATATAGAAAACAGactgaaaattatttatttttttttgtcattttgttttcaaaatcttatcgccagacccctccgttgtcctAAAAGCAGGGATTTTGAATTTCGTAGACTCATAACACAACTTTAGGCTTTTTTTTatacagcaaaacaaaaaaaaaaaaaaaaaaaaaaaaaaaaaaaagaatttcatTGTCAAATACCCATTAATACAGGACCAACATTAACATTACATAGAGATGGTTTGCGACAGGGTCACGGACTAGCAAGAGGCCTGCAGAGCAGACACGCTTGCGTGTGACATAGAACGAGGCGTGTCTTGCCCGATTAAATATCCGTGCAAAAGGGACGGTTACATAATTTGTTGGCTGAACTAATTTCGGCGAAGGGGGAGCTGAGAACACAACATTCTCTCTGCCAAACAAGGTATAATTACACCTCTCTTATATAACAGGTTACAGCAATGAATCTCCTGTAGTAATTACAGATTACACACAAACTGCTTAGGATGTCTACTGAAAAGTTCTGTCTAGCACACAGCCAGAATAACCCATTAGGGATTCTGTTACCCAGGACCTAGCTAGGAACTGTCAGGAGTCCTTAGTTCATGGCCTGCATTAAGGCCATTATAATAATTAACTGCATTATAATAATTAACTATATTAACCAAAAAGAATGCTGCAAAGATTTAATAGAAAAAGTTATTTCCATACAAAAGGCTGATACTTATACGTGGCCTGATTGTCTTTCTTCAGTGTgagaaaatttatatttttaataatattaaagaaACAGTTTAACATAGAAGGGAGCTATTGAGCATGTATACTCCTTTTGGGCACTGGGCGTCAAAGTGAAGGGGTTACAACTTGGATCGGTCATGATTTTGAGCAATCTATTCCATAGAATTCTCAAAACACCAGATTATAATCACTCAGAGTGACTCAGCCTGTTCTAGAAGTGCCAACATTCTATTATTATATAACAGGATATCATTAAAAGTTGATGACTAGTTGGGCATAGGGGTCATCTAACTGGGCTATGTGGTTGTCTTTGTTGGGCATAGGGGTTATCTAACTGGGCATAGGGGTTGTCTTTGTTGGGCACAGGGGTTATcttaagtttctgttttcttttattgaaaaaatatatactaaattCATGTTTTTTGAATGACTTAAACATGTAACCCCCCTCTTGGCTCATCCAGCACTTTGCGAGTTAAATAAAATCCGCCATAATCCGTCCCATCAATATACAACCCTAATGTTGATCCAGTAATATACTTCAAGACTTGCTACAAAATGAGAGGctccatatatatctataaaggtCTTAGAATCAGTTCTCCTTGGGAGGCTGCAGGAGGTCCTGTAAAGGCTCTCGCAGGTCCTCGCCCAGATTTCGGTCCAGAGAGGTCAACGAGGGAGGACCGGCCTGGAAGGGCGACGGGCAGAGCTCGGACAGCAGGGCGGCGGGGCAGCCAGACATCTTTTCGGAGGACAGCATGGAGGAAAGGCAAGAGAAGGTGCCCGCTGCCTGGGCAGGTATCCCGGGGTAGATAAAAGGAATGGGGGCAGATGCGGCTGCTCCTGGGTACAGGTATTTTTCCAAACCACCCTTGTCTAAGAAAGGCATGTAAGCGGCGGCCGCCGCTGCAGAGGGCGATATGAAGTAGAAGGGCAAACAAAAAGGTGCTTGTTGGCTAAAAGGAGAACCTCCAAATCCCATCAAAGTGTTCAGAAGGCTGGCATCAGGTCGGACCACCGGCTCAGAACCAGCCACTGCGCCCCCTACTCCTGAGCTGTCCGGCTTAAACCTTTTTGGCGAGGGTTCATCCAGAGGTTCCTGCTTGACGGTCACACTGTTGGCCCCTTGGCCCTTGGCTCCGGCGTTACTGTGTCCCTGTGCTGTGATCTCAATCTTTTCTCCTTCGCCCCCGTACCCGCTGTCGGTATCGGTGTCATTCTCACTTAGTTCCAAGTGTTGCGTCCTCTGAATGACCGGCACGCAGTTCGTTTGGTTCTCCGCCTTCTGCGCCCCCCGGCTGGGGGACTGAGAAGCCGTTTTCCCACCGGGCGTCTGCTGCAACAGGAGCTGAGAACTGGGAGGAATCTGGCTGGAGACCGTGTGAAGGTGATTGAGGAGCTGAGTGCACCTCTGATCCCGGGATGTCCAGCTCTCGAACCGGGACAGATACTGCAGAACTTCTTTGGCACATGTCTGGAAGCCGGAGTGGAACGCATCCAGATCCGACTGGACAGGAGATTTCATGGATCGCTCTCCTGTGCACAGCAAACAGAGAAAAGAGAAGTCAACAAAAACGACATCTGCTAATCTGATCCGTGTGTGACATTAAATCTCTACGCCAGAATTTATTTAGGATTAAATACACAACACAATCTACCTCTAACCCCAACAAATTCATTACGGGCTTCCTACAAAGCAACACCTACTAAATAAACACATGTGAGATGTTAGTGAGGTTGAAGATCTCCGCTCACTGTTGGACAAGGAAGTCTGTCTTCCATCTGTCTGCTGTGGTTAGTCGTCTTCACACTACCCCTTTAAAAAACTAAGCCATGCATTCCCTTtactaacacaaaaaaaaatatctcaccTTGAAGATATAAAGTAAGAAACATTCCCAGAAAGTTTTATGGTTGAACTTTGACACTTTACCTGATGTGACTCTATCTCTGCTTACAACATTATAAAGCACACTCTATCGTACACGTGACAGATAGCTTTTCATTCCAGCAAGATTTTAACACCCAGTTTGTTAAAGCAGTCCAGGAAAACTGTCATAAAATCCgcaagtgacccccccccccccaccccccaaatatttttttttccaagaatggtgatatataatcattatatatagtaTCTTATAAAATTTGTGCACTCACCATTCTGCAATGACATAATCTTCTGGTGCTGCTGTTCCGTCAGGGACGTCAAACCCTTCAAGTGTTTCAAAGTTAACTCTAGCACCACGGCTTTCTCCAAGTGCCCCAGTGTCTGCAAGGGAACGTGCAAAAAAATCGCCGTCAGCGCCAGCTTTTGGCCCAAGCAACACAAGCAGGAACTTCCATTACTGATAAGAGAATGTACATTtcatttttaatgtgtgtgt
This genomic interval carries:
- the BHLHE41 gene encoding class E basic helix-loop-helix protein 41, whose amino-acid sequence is MDEGIHSLQERELLERSRDFLGMDYPSLYLCKPKRGLKRDDSKETYKLPHRLIEKKRRDRINECIAQLKDLLPEHLKLTTLGHLEKAVVLELTLKHLKGLTSLTEQQHQKIMSLQNGERSMKSPVQSDLDAFHSGFQTCAKEVLQYLSRFESWTSRDQRCTQLLNHLHTVSSQIPPSSQLLLQQTPGGKTASQSPSRGAQKAENQTNCVPVIQRTQHLELSENDTDTDSGYGGEGEKIEITAQGHSNAGAKGQGANSVTVKQEPLDEPSPKRFKPDSSGVGGAVAGSEPVVRPDASLLNTLMGFGGSPFSQQAPFCLPFYFISPSAAAAAAYMPFLDKGGLEKYLYPGAAASAPIPFIYPGIPAQAAGTFSCLSSMLSSEKMSGCPAALLSELCPSPFQAGPPSLTSLDRNLGEDLREPLQDLLQPPKEN